The following coding sequences lie in one Sphingobium sp. KCTC 72723 genomic window:
- a CDS encoding nuclear transport factor 2 family protein: MAAHGSLTRRAPLGAEDERAIHHLLLRYATGIDTRDWPLFRTCFAQDCEADYGSFGHWRGQRDITEYMERAHRHMGETLHRITNIVVENRNDEIVARSYVDAMLTDQVQGVTHRATGYYDDCLIRTADGWRISRRKFTMVKAGLDG, from the coding sequence ATGGCGGCACATGGCAGCCTGACGCGCAGAGCGCCGCTTGGCGCAGAGGATGAGCGCGCGATCCATCATCTGCTGCTGCGCTATGCGACGGGGATCGACACGCGCGACTGGCCATTGTTCCGCACCTGCTTCGCGCAGGATTGCGAGGCCGACTATGGCAGTTTTGGCCATTGGCGCGGGCAGCGCGATATCACCGAATATATGGAACGCGCGCACCGCCATATGGGCGAAACGCTCCACCGGATCACCAATATCGTCGTGGAAAATCGCAATGATGAAATCGTCGCGCGCAGCTATGTCGACGCCATGCTGACCGATCAGGTTCAGGGTGTCACACACCGCGCCACTGGCTATTATGACGATTGCCTGATCCGCACGGCGGACGGGTGGCGCATATCGCGGCGAAAATTCACGATGGTGAAGGCTGGGCTGGATGGATGA